The Rahnella aquatilis CIP 78.65 = ATCC 33071 genomic sequence TCCGGCGTGCGCGGTCCGCGCAGGCCTTCCATCAGCGTTTTCGCGCGCTGGTTATCGCCTTCGCCCAGCGCAATGTTAATCGCACCGACGCGTGCATCCTGCGTGGGTGTGTCGTTGCTCATCAGGTAATTATAGACCTGACCGGCTTGTTTATTGAGTTTGCCGGACTGATACAGGCGGGCCATTGCCAGCATCAGATCGCGGTTTTGCGGATCAGCCTGCAACGCGACGACCAGTTTGTCGTAGGCCGCAGCGTACTGACCCTGTTCGCGCAACTGGTCAGCCTGCGTGATCACAAAACCGTTACGCAGGCTCGCCAGGGCTGTCGGTGAGGTGCCGGACTGGATTTGCGGGCTTTGCAGGAAAGCCTGCGCTTCGTTGCTTAGTCCGGCCTGATTCAGCACGCTGACCTGATCGGCGTAATCCCCGGCATTGCCGTTAACGCCCTGACGCATATTCTGGCGAACCAGTTGCACCGCCAGCGGAAGCTGACCGGAGGCCGCGAGGTTTTTCGCCAGCGCACCGACATCCGCAGGCGCGGTTGGCGGATTCTGTGCCAGCGCCCGCAAGGTGTTGGACGCGGCGGCGGTATTACCCTGTTGCAGATAGCTTTCCGCATCGGCCATTTGCGCATTGAAACTGACGCGCTGCGCCAGTTCACGCATCCCCTGATTCTGACTGCTGCGCGGAATACGCGAGAGCAGGGCGTTAGCGGTGGACCAGTTTTTGGTTTCTGATGCGAATAAGGCTGCCGCGTACAGATCCGCAGAAGACGCACCCGGACGCGCAGACGGCGCCATGATTGACTGCGCCTGCGCGGTCTGCCCCTGCGATTGCAGAATGCGCGCCATATCCAGTTTCACCCAGACATTAGACGGCTGACGTTCCCGCGCCTGCTGAAGAATATTCAGTGCGCGCTGCGGATCGTTGTTCGCCACGGCCTGTGCGGCCTGACGGCGCATTGGCTCGATAACATCCGCCACGGTCGGCGGGTTCATTTTGGCCTGAATTCCTGCTGGCAGCGTTTTCAGCACCTGGTTAGCTTCGGCGGTTTTGTTCTGCTGACGCAGCACGTAATACAACCCGGCGCGGGCATCGGCGTTATCGCCCATTGCGCTGTATTGCTGCTCGGCCCCGGCCAGATCGCCTTTACGGCGCAGAATATCGGCACGCAGCAGGCTGGCCGACTGACCTTTTTCGCCGCCGACCTGTGTCAGCGGGGTGACGGCCGCCAGTGCGGCGTCGTAACTGCCGGAACCGGCGGCGTCTTTGGCTTTCGCCAGTTGGGCGTAAAACGCGGAATCCTGTGCCTGATTACTTAACTGGACGCTGTTCGGGCCGCCCTGCGCGGCGGCTTTACTCAGATATTCTGACGCCTGTTCAAAGTTGCCGCTGCGTTGGGCGATATACCCCAGGCCGGCCAGGGCATCGGCGTCGTTCGGGTTATCGGCCAGCACACTTTCAAACTTTGCTTTCGCGCTGGTAACGTCGCCGCTGTTCAGTGCCGTGAAGCCCTGACCTTTTGCCGCGCCGCCAATGTTTTTCTGAAAGTACGCCATCACGCCGGTATCGTTCGGATGACGTGCCTGATAGCCCTGATACAAATCACGGTCAGCTTCCTGCGGCGTCATCCACAACAAGGCCTGACGCAGTGAGCGGTCGGCTTCGGAGCTGGAACCGGCCAGGGTGCTCAGCAGTTTAATGCCGTCGCGGCGGGTGGATTCCTGATAGGTCAGCACTTTACCCAGACCGAGTCGCGCCTGCGTGTCGTCCGGACGTGAGGCGACGCGCTGTTGTAACCCGGCAATTGCCTGCGGCTGGAGCGACTTGTCGCCCGCCATCGTCAGATAATATTCGGTCGCCAGGCTGTCTGGCGGCTGGTTGCCGTTAAAGATGGTGCGGTACGCCGAAAGCGCACCGCTGACGTTGCCCTGCGCGGCCATCTGGCGGGCAGAGGCCAGCTGAGCCGGAGGAATCGCCTGCATGGCTTTGGCACTGTTGAGCGACGCGAGACGCGGATCGTCCGGCGAGACGGCGGTCAGTTTCTCACGCCACTGATTAGCGGCCGTTTTATCGCCACCTTGCAGGGAATACAGCGACATCAGATACAGCGCCTGCGCGTTGTCTGGCTCAACCAGCAGCACTTTCTGTAAGGCGTCTTTCGCCAGGTCGTCATGGGCGCGTTCATGCCAGTAAGCGGCCTGATCGAACAGCGCTTTCATGGCCGGATTGTCGGTATCCGCTGCAAAGGTGGCAGCACTAAAACTTGCTACTCCGGCGATCCCTACCAGATAAATAGCCCTGATCACCGCCAGGGACAGTTTATGTTTTTTCATTTTCCAGCTCCGGTAATCGCCAGAGAGTCGCCGCCCGAAATCGGGAGGAACTTCATTGTTTTTGTTATAAAGCCGATGCTTTTCATTTCTGACCCAGACGTTTGGCCGCGTGACGACGCAGGACCACGAACAGGCTCAGACCCATCACCAGCGAAAGCAGGATCGCAATCAACGACAGGATCACGATGTGGTTGCTGGCGTACCAGAGCACCATCATGTACCACGGCATTTGTCCGGTCGGGAATTGCTGGCCCACGGAGAAGCTGCGGATGCCATTTTCATCGGTAATAATCGCCAGATCGCCGCGCACATTGGCGTTGATTTTGGGTGATTTCAGATCGTGATGGATTTTCAGCAACTGCTGATCGTCCGTGCCGGTTGCCAGCACCACCACGTGGTCGGCAGACCAGCGTGAACGGTAGCTGACGAAGCCACGCCATGCGCCGGTTGAGGACAAATAACGGTCTGCATCGACCGGCTGGCGGTACCAGTCACCGGTCAGCCAGGCGACAACGCGCTGCATGCCGGTCGGTGTTTTTACGCCCATCGAGCCCCCGTTGATACTGAAAGGCGAACCCGCGAGTAACTGCCGGGTGAACGGGGTGTCGCCCAGCGTGGTGACGGCCAGAATATCGCGGTCAAACAGCGGGTTATTTTGCTCATCCCCTTTCAGACCAAAGGCGACCTGCACATGATTCACCGGCACGCCTGTGGCTTTACCGGCGCGGGAGGCCAGATTCAGCAGCGTGTGGATTTCATCCGCGCCGGGTGCCTGCGGCAGCAGCATCAGGGTGTCGGAGAAGTCCGCCAGTTTGGAGTACGGATAAGACGCACCGACGAAATACGACAGGTTCGGCAACTGGGTGAAGTGGTAGCTTCCGCTCAGATCGATAAAGGATTTTGGATCGATACGGCTTTTGATGTTGTCGCTGGTGAGAATGCTGCACGGCGCATCCTTTTTCGGCTTGATATCGAAATAAAATTGCAGCTGGTTGTCGCCGTAAATCAGGTAGGGCGCGAGTTGCAGCGTATAGCGTTCCTGACGGCTGTCACCGCCGAGGCGACGCCAGATGTTTTCCACCAGACCCACTTTGTTGACGGTCAGGCTGCGCAGGAAGTTGCTGTTGATGGAGACGTTGAGCCTTGAACTGTCTTCATCAATCCAGTTTTCGGTCGGGAAACGGTAATCAATGCGCACCGGAATATTGTGTCCGTCCCACATGAACAGATCTGGCGCAGCGCGGAAGGCCACCTGAATGCCGTCGTGATAAATGCCGTTGGAAATCAGCGAACCCTGATCTTTACCCGCCAGTTCGCCCAGCGTCACCCGCCGTGAGGTATCAATCCAGCGCGGCGCGTCATAGGGTTTGCTGGACGGTATAGTTTGCTGCGCCACATCCAGATGATCGGTGTTGTTTGGCATACCGCCGCTGATCAGACGATACGCGGCCTGACGCAGTTCGTTATCGTCGTTACCGAGCACCAGCAGCAGTTTGTACACCGGATTGATCGGGTTATCGATAATCTGAACCGACGCACCATGGCTCGCCGGGAGGGTCAGCGAACCGATTTTATCGCCTGGCTTGCCGAACAGAATGCCGTTCTGATCCGGCAAATCGTTGAGAATGACCGGGAAATCGATGCTGCGATAATCGGACAACATGCCGAGATAAGAAGAGACCATTGCCGCCGCGCTGACATCGCCAGGCTTCATGGCAGCAGAGAAGCCCATGGTGATTTTGGACTCCTGCATCTGCAGACCATCAAAGAACGGACGCGGGAAGTTACCCAGATTACGGCCAATATTCAGTTGCTGGCCTTCCAGCCCGATGCTGGTCGTCGGCAAAATAGTGACCCAATATTTATCCGACTGCTCTTTCTCGCAGGTCATGGTGTTGCTGTCATGTACGCGGAAGCTCAGGTTGTTGCTGGACACCACCATCGCCGCCGGAATATCGAGATCGTAAACATCGCCGCCGTTGCTGCTCTGGTTCAGCGGCAGGTTACCCAGCGGCTGGCCATTGAGCATCAGTTCGAGCGTGGTATCGCGGGCAATCAGTGCCGGAGAAATTTTCAGTGCCAGCGACAGGTGCGCGTTGGTCACCACTTCATCGGCAGGCAGGGTGAACATGATACCGGACTGCAACTGGCCGCCGCTGAGCGTCAGCCCGTTCGGCTGGCCCATTTCGGCAACGGTGATATTGCTGGTCACCGGCTGAACCAGAGGCATCACCGGCGCAGAAGCTGCGGGCGCTTCGGGCATCGCCGCGCTGTTGTCCGCGGGCGTGCTATCGGTTTGTGGCGCACCCACCGCAGGGGCGGGTGTGGTATCACCGGCTGGCGCTGTTTCACCCGGCATCGGTGTGACCGGCGGTAGCCATGACGGCGCGGCGGGCAGGCTGGTTGCCGGATCAACGGCCTGTGCCGGCGCGTCTTCCGCCTGCGACACCGGCAGGCTGCTGAACGTCAGCAACAAACCGGTGGTGATTTTTCTGAACAGGGATGCGCTCCGCGCGGCAGATAAACGGCGTTTAATCATCAGGTTATCAGGTCGGTTCATACTGCTTCACTCTTGCCGGTGGCGTCAGCGGGTTTGTTTTTAGCACGGCGTTCCTTCCACGTGTTATAGAACAA encodes the following:
- a CDS encoding cellulose biosynthesis protein BcsC, translating into MKKHKLSLAVIRAIYLVGIAGVASFSAATFAADTDNPAMKALFDQAAYWHERAHDDLAKDALQKVLLVEPDNAQALYLMSLYSLQGGDKTAANQWREKLTAVSPDDPRLASLNSAKAMQAIPPAQLASARQMAAQGNVSGALSAYRTIFNGNQPPDSLATEYYLTMAGDKSLQPQAIAGLQQRVASRPDDTQARLGLGKVLTYQESTRRDGIKLLSTLAGSSSEADRSLRQALLWMTPQEADRDLYQGYQARHPNDTGVMAYFQKNIGGAAKGQGFTALNSGDVTSAKAKFESVLADNPNDADALAGLGYIAQRSGNFEQASEYLSKAAAQGGPNSVQLSNQAQDSAFYAQLAKAKDAAGSGSYDAALAAVTPLTQVGGEKGQSASLLRADILRRKGDLAGAEQQYSAMGDNADARAGLYYVLRQQNKTAEANQVLKTLPAGIQAKMNPPTVADVIEPMRRQAAQAVANNDPQRALNILQQARERQPSNVWVKLDMARILQSQGQTAQAQSIMAPSARPGASSADLYAAALFASETKNWSTANALLSRIPRSSQNQGMRELAQRVSFNAQMADAESYLQQGNTAAASNTLRALAQNPPTAPADVGALAKNLAASGQLPLAVQLVRQNMRQGVNGNAGDYADQVSVLNQAGLSNEAQAFLQSPQIQSGTSPTALASLRNGFVITQADQLREQGQYAAAYDKLVVALQADPQNRDLMLAMARLYQSGKLNKQAGQVYNYLMSNDTPTQDARVGAINIALGEGDNQRAKTLMEGLRGPRTPDRLLLEARVAEAQGDHQQALALLRSAKGKMIGLEGTDSQAQVAGLQISDNPFINRSTRTSASRPATQSSYGTVLPWQVSDQVSTPGNIPVATTEPTAVTQRNATEKQIDDMLDDLQGKTATWAQGDMSIRGRDGESGLSQLTEAKAPMTFAFVPFDTSRLSIGVTPVSLSAGSPSGTGNTRFGQGALSRGYSSAAAAYNAATGASITSKDVQTYLSDPNNPITTTVNGQSVATFDQYRTQLAAQYTDQCSSVSSNSNAADIAACSALNSSLTRLNGVDPTTYPATEAGNQSATGVEINAALTGDSYKADVGSTPLGQDLNSLVGGVQWAPKLTDFTTLRVTAERRAVTDSILSYVGTKDTYSGKEWGQVTKNGGSVNLSYDDGDAGFYAEAGYYSYLGNNVKSNKSVNANAGLYVRPFRYDDRELKTGINVGYMDFDKNLSYYSFGQGGYFSPQNYVSVSFPVEYTQKYDDWDLKLSGAVGYQSYSQDKSAYFPNNPDLQKQLEELVDAGFGTESYYAGKTENGIGWNAGVGGNYHLNKSMQIGGQVGYDTFGDYNESKAQVYFRYLMGQN
- the bcsB gene encoding cellulose biosynthesis cyclic di-GMP-binding regulatory protein BcsB gives rise to the protein MNRPDNLMIKRRLSAARSASLFRKITTGLLLTFSSLPVSQAEDAPAQAVDPATSLPAAPSWLPPVTPMPGETAPAGDTTPAPAVGAPQTDSTPADNSAAMPEAPAASAPVMPLVQPVTSNITVAEMGQPNGLTLSGGQLQSGIMFTLPADEVVTNAHLSLALKISPALIARDTTLELMLNGQPLGNLPLNQSSNGGDVYDLDIPAAMVVSSNNLSFRVHDSNTMTCEKEQSDKYWVTILPTTSIGLEGQQLNIGRNLGNFPRPFFDGLQMQESKITMGFSAAMKPGDVSAAAMVSSYLGMLSDYRSIDFPVILNDLPDQNGILFGKPGDKIGSLTLPASHGASVQIIDNPINPVYKLLLVLGNDDNELRQAAYRLISGGMPNNTDHLDVAQQTIPSSKPYDAPRWIDTSRRVTLGELAGKDQGSLISNGIYHDGIQVAFRAAPDLFMWDGHNIPVRIDYRFPTENWIDEDSSRLNVSINSNFLRSLTVNKVGLVENIWRRLGGDSRQERYTLQLAPYLIYGDNQLQFYFDIKPKKDAPCSILTSDNIKSRIDPKSFIDLSGSYHFTQLPNLSYFVGASYPYSKLADFSDTLMLLPQAPGADEIHTLLNLASRAGKATGVPVNHVQVAFGLKGDEQNNPLFDRDILAVTTLGDTPFTRQLLAGSPFSINGGSMGVKTPTGMQRVVAWLTGDWYRQPVDADRYLSSTGAWRGFVSYRSRWSADHVVVLATGTDDQQLLKIHHDLKSPKINANVRGDLAIITDENGIRSFSVGQQFPTGQMPWYMMVLWYASNHIVILSLIAILLSLVMGLSLFVVLRRHAAKRLGQK